The Megachile rotundata isolate GNS110a chromosome 6, iyMegRotu1, whole genome shotgun sequence nucleotide sequence AAGTTTCCCTTGACCTAATCTACATCTAATATGTAATGGTACCATTGGTTGTGGACCCTTATGATTCATAATAACGTTTTTGGCTGATTCTAATGCATTATATatagtttgggactttggggctCTAGACAGGTACACAACACATTGCGCTAAAATAACATCAGATTCTGGCATTCCAATCATTTGACATCCATGCATGGTGTGGACAGCAACTCCTACAATTTTAAGTCCCATTTTTGGTACTATTATACCATGAATTGAAAGGAGAATTTAAATCGTAAGAATTGTACCTAAAGCATTCAAATCTGCTAAACCAACATCTTCACTTGATATTCTTACTAATCGTCTTGCTATATCTACTGGATCTTCTTTGACTGCCATAATTCGTGCTAGCCAATACAGAGCTGCATTTGCATTGCCAGCTTTGATTGACTTATGCAAAGCAGAGTATAAGTGATGACTATTTTTAGTTTGCCTATCAGATAGCATATGTGCTTCCTTAAGACTATTTTTAATATCATGAAGAGTAATTGATACATTTGAAGGATTTGGTTTATCTAATACTTTGGTTTTAATTGCTAGTTCTAAACCATTTAATGCAACACGTGCATCTCCATCACATACCTCAGCCAACCAGTCAATTATAGTTTTACTGATAGAAAAATAGGGCTTACAAGTTGAAGTTAAATCCTGAGAGTTATGggacaaatttttgttttgggTATCATATACTTCACCATTAATAGATGAAATTGCTCTACAAAGAATTTCAACAATATTGTCTGGTGTTAATTTATTGAGAAAAAATACTCTACATCTGCTTAGCAATGCAGAATTTAAACTGTAAGAAGGATTCTCAGTAGTTGTGCCAATCAGTGTAAATGTGCCTGCCTCAACATGTGGTAGAAAAATGTCTTGTTGAAGCTTATTAAAACGATGTATTTCATccataaatataattgtttgaTGATTTAATTTTGTTCCATTTTTTGCTTTGTTAACAATATCTCTTATACTACCCACACCAGAAGATGTTGCATATAATTTTACAACCTGAATTTTATTTCCATGTATTTCTTTACTTAAGTTTGAAATGACATTAGCAAGGGTtgactaaaaatatttaaattgtaagtgGCATTAGGAATGAAAAAATGATAGTGATCAATATTTGCATTACCTTTCCACAACCTGGAGGACCCCAAAAGATCATGCTAGAGATATGTCCTTTTGTTAGTAATTGTTGTAAAACTGTGTCAGAACCAACAACATGTTGTTGACCTATATAATCAGCAAGGCACTTGGGTCTCATTTTTTCAGAAAGTGGAAAATGTTCTTGGATCGATGTTATGTTTGATGGATTCATATTTAGTGTATTTGTTACAGGATTTTCTTTCAGTTTCTTTGGAAGATTTGTTTCATTGTTCTCATCACTAGGGTAAGACCTCTTTGGTGTTTGTGGTGTGTTTAATAAAGTTTCATCAAGTTGTGAAAAGCATAAATCAATGTGACTTCCTATCTCTTCTATAGGATAGTCTTTCCTACACACTGGACACAACATACTTAGATTCTAGTATCATCTTAAAGTTTAAATTTACAACTGCACTTTGACCAGACAAATGCGCTTTAAATGTAATCTTTgcatttctttttgttttctcAACTTTAAATCAGTTACAATAAACTTCATTGTGGTGCCCTCTGTCACATTTAAATGATATCATAGGTTAGTAGAGACTTCATGTGGTGAAAGTGTGAAATTCCAAGAAAGGATTGATGATCCTTGTCTCACCTGTGCAGAAAAGAGACAAGGACATTTCTACACCTGTCCTTCTCTGGAGTTTCTCAGTTCTGCCGCATGAGGCCTCCAAAATCAATTCAGAGTTGGTTCACCACTCCAATACTTGACAGTATGAATCAGAGAAATGTTTTTTAAAgtaagttgataataatgaatataaagtgacaatatttcattttgaaaaatcaACCTGTATACTGTGTTACAACAAGAGCAAGGTGATTTACATTGCACCTTTAACAGCAATgaattaaactataaattatcaaacaagtaatttcattaataaatatataatacttCTTACAGAATATTGCTTACTAAAACAATACTGTTCATTCTATAAGTATGACAAATGTATGGAATAAGAACCTTTACCGTCAACAGCAAGAAGCATTTGTTTCTGGCCATGGTGGGACAACATCCAGAGAAGTCGTATATGCAATCATGCCAAATATATGCAGCATTCTCTTAACTACTACTACACTAGGCCTTCtaagaaaatttattcataaaGATATTAGAGTTGTATTAGAATTTGTATTAATTGTAGTACCATCTATTTTATGTTGTACAATATTATCAGAGTATATTGCTACTGTATGTTGTGCTATGATGTTGATATCTGTTATCAACATATTACTACTAGGAATTAATTCAAACACTTTGTCTAATTATAATGCAAAGCTTGCTTATGGCAAAAGGCCTTTTATTACATACTTTCGTGCACTGACTAACATCATAACAGCAATATGTATATTAGCCATAGACTTTCAAATCTTCCCTCGCAAATTTGCCAAGACTGAGGTATTTGGATATAGTTTAATGGACACTGGTGTTGGATTATTTGTACTAGCTAATGCATTAGTAGCTCCAGAGGCCAAAGACTTTACCCCAAGACCCAGAATAGGTTTCTTTCACACTATATCAAGAAATATCAAACAGTCAGCAAGGAGTTGCATTCCATTACTAATATTAGGTTTTGGTCGTTCTGTAGCCATTGAAGTTTTAGGGTACCAAAAGCATGTAACAGAATATGGAATTCATTGGAACTTTTTCATAACTCTTGCTTTTGTCAAACTGTTTACCAGTTCCATTACAAGCACTATCAACTCTAGATATTCACTATTATCAGGCATCTGGATTTTGGGAATGCATGAATACATTTTAAGTACCAAAGGACTGAAGCAGTGGGTCTTGAGCAATAGACCAAGAAACGATTTTGTATCTGCCAACAGAGAGGGTGTAGTATCAGTGCCTGGATATGTTGGACTTTACTTAATAGGTGTAGCAATTGGTAGATTAATACATTCCACTTATCAGAATACGCGCACGCAAAATTCGGTGCAATACAAGCACAAAACTTTTCATATCAAATTGTTTGGCTACGAATTCGATGCGAGTTACAATGAATCTATGATACTGTGCATTAAATTATCTCTTATATGCGCGCAAACCTGTGCAGCTACCTTGCTTTGTGATTCATTTTTCAGGGTTTCAAGGCGGTTAGCAAATGCAGGGTACTGCATGTGGATACTAACATTAGGCAGTATGTTACTAACCCTATTACTGCTAGTAGAAATAGTTACAGATATATTAAGCCATGCAACGGATTCAGAATGCATGGAAAAGAAATGCAGACCGCAAAAGGCGAATATTAAAAGCAAACGAGAACACATTCCAAATGAATTCGAGAAGAATCCTATCGTTAGCAGTATCGAAATACTCGACGCTGTGAATTACAACGGTCTGcttttctttttgttatcaaactTAATGACCGGTGgtattaatatgttaatacCAACATTATACGTAAATCAATTAAAAGCTGTGCAAATATTGATCGCATACATGGCTGTAAACATAACATCAGTTTTATTGTTGTATAGGAAACAGGTACAAATTaagttataaaaatgtatgattcGTTGTACTAGTCACACATCAGGGTATACGATTTTATAATgtaatgcatatgtatatacaagtAACATTAAATCACAATCCAAGTATTTTCATTGTCCTCTCGTAGACGTGTAAAGTAGCATTCcatatttatttctcttttttatcaaaataagtaTGTACATAGGTCCgtacaaaaataagtaaaagaCTTAACTGGTAACAAGTCGTTTCAATTTATTCCTCTAGTTCGTTGTCATCGAAATTGATTGTCTAAGATAGTCATCATAATTCATCTTTGGATTGAATAACTGGCTTTAATTCACTCGTCTTCTTCGACTTTGGATCTTCTATTTCATTACCCTCCGTTCTAGTCTGATTCTTCACCTCCGTTCTTTTACGTTGCGCTCTTCTGCTAATGAATTCCTTGAAAGCGTTATGATTCTTCACGTAATCAGTCGCGAGCGAAACTATGCGCAAGAATTCTTCAACATCAAAGCTATAGTTCGTGAACTTCGCATGAGCTCCTCCGTCAGGATGCGTCCCCTGCATGGTTTCAGTTATTAGCAACAAATGGAATACGAAATTGCTTGAAATACTTACAGGGTCTTGTTGCACTAATTTCGAGGTATTTTCCCACGTGAAGTATTTAACGCCGCGTAAACGAGCCAGATCCTTATAACATCCTGGGTCTTCGcaattatatctgcataataaccATATATGTTATTGTgagaaaatgattaaatatgtGTATACTAACATCTCAAACACAGCAGCCCAATCCGGTAGGAACATTAGATGCGTCAACCCAGCTCCGTGTATACCGATGAAAATATCTGAGTTTCTCGTAATCTCTAATTGCTTCTTAAAcgtaacttttttattataaactacCTGCGGAAACATAACACTTTCACTAGCGCTCTTTTATATCTTTTCGTTCCTGCATTTCATTCTTACCTTTCTCACTTTGTATTCCGGATTTTCCTTCAGAGCTTTCACCAGTTCGTCCTCGTTTAAGATTCTCCTGTACTGCGTGTCCCTGCTGAGCAAAGTTACTCTTATTCTTTGGTTTTTCCTCTCGTGGAGAGGTATTCGCAGCCTGTGCAATACGTGGTCACCGAAGGCTTTGAACAATCCGCTCTTCTCACAGCCATAAATCTGAAACGACGTGTCACtttaatttagataatttaatttaattttgaaaaagtgaaaaaataatCTTACAACAGGTGTATTGTAATAAAGACCGAAGATCATGCGCGGCAACAACGGGAACACGAGATTCTTGAAGCAAACAGTTTCACCGCGAAACGTTTTTAAATCCCACAGTGGGTTTCTCGTGAAAGCCTCGAACGCGTCTTGGAACGCTGAACGGTAGCTGAAAGTGAAAGAACTCTTGATATCTATATACCTCTTAGTTTTTCTATTGCGTCGGTGTCGATTACCTGTAGCTTTCCCAGatcattatatgattatcagtgCTGAAGGCGGCGGGGTGCGAGAGGTTTACGTGCAATGACGCGTACAAGTTGAAAAAGTCGCAAAAATGATGATACATATTTACTACTGAAACAGAACGACTTCGACAAATGATTGGATGCCGAATATAAAGGGTATCCCGACAAGAAGTAACCAATTTCAATTTGCGCATTTCACTGTGGTATTACAGAAGTGAAACCTCGCAGAAAAAGAGAATTCTGTTGTTGTGGTATTACGAAAGCGACAGATCGCTGCTGTCGAAAGAGAATCATTGCAAACTCAAATCTAGTACTTGTTATAGGAACACCCTTCATTCGTGTTCGTCGAAATCGATCATTTCTTACGACTTACTGGCGTCTATTTTCATTATGAACGTAGGTTTCTCGATAACGATATCACAGTCACCGTTGACGATCGGCGGTCTCGACAGTTTTCGAAAATTTCTCAGTTCAGGTCCCCAAGATTGCAGTGGACTGATATGGTCCGCGTTCTCCTGCAGTCTTTTCTCGTTCAATCTGAATCGCAAAGACGAGATGATTCGTTCAACGTAAGCGATACGTCCTGTAATTCATCACTCACGTGCAGTATCCACCGATCTGTCCTTCTTTCAAGACATCCATCTTATAGCGTATAGGCTCGTTCCTACGTAACAGATCCGTAAAATTGATCATGATGTTTCTCGCTCGGCAAAACCTCATATGTTCCGAGCACTCTAACGACGAGTCGTCCTTTAATCGAAAACATtgcaatgaattttatttcttggaATTAATCATTTGTATACGAATGAAACTTGCCACGAATAAAGGTTCACAAAAGATGGACATCTCTTTCCTTTGGTCGCGCACGTAGCCGAAATCGCCCTGGGCATAAAATGTTTCTAACTGTGCCTGCTTAGTTGTCACCCATCCTCTGTGATCACCTGGACATTGAGGAACGGAAAAAGCGTTTTCGGATTTGCAGTTTGATTCGTAACCCCAGCAGGCTTTGGTATCGAGGCTATCCTAAGTGTATCAAATATTCTCCAATTAATGTTTGAAcattaaagaaaaaatttagACATTGCAAGTTATTTATGGAAGAAGAGAAGTCTAAATTGAGCAATGGTACGATGTTATCATGagtaattgcaattataatGCAAAGATGATTGCATTCAGTCTTTGACGCGTTCACGAGACAAAGAACGAGTGTGAGATGTTATGTTTTCGTTGAATAAGCAGTTTATTAATTGTGCCTAGCGTTACCTTGAACGGACAGGCGGTATCATTGCGGCACTGTTCGGCTACCGTGGGAAAAGCGTTGAGGTAGTACTTGACGTGATCAGGCGGCAGATCAATGTCCGTATAATTAGCGCAATTGGCGATGACCGTGACCAGCAGCATAGAGACGGAGTATTTAAGAGAAAACGCGTAATCGATCATCGTGAACGGCACTGGCTAAAATGAGCCGGTCTTCCCTGAGAAGTCGTGCACTCGCTTTACGGAGCGCGGCGTGAATGGAGGAGGAACCACCTGTGCGAGTGATGGGTGTATGACCTCACCTACTCAGCGTGTACTCTTGTCCGCACTAACACGCTCGTACACCCACACCAGCGTTCGCGTGTTTCCTTAAAAGAATCGGTGAAAGTCAATGCTAGAGTTAGACACGGATTGTCTTACATCATTCATCGCGACGATGAGCTACCCACCTAGCTAGCCTTGAAGATCTCTCGAAACAACGAGCTTAGAcggtttcttttttatttttgaaatcatACCGGCATCTTATTCACCCGATCGGTAATGCAGCTACGAGTTCACACGCTGTGGGCAAGAAAAACGATTATTCATTCACGCCAGATGAATACGTGTATGAGCCGGATGTCTTCGCGTGTTCTCACCTCTCACGACTGCTGAGACAGGAAACTTCGACGCACAGGCATCTGAGCGATTTTACTTTCACACACGAGCCACTGGTTGTGTATAGTTTCAATATGGCCGAACACTGAACAGCTTCTCGCTTGAGCGCTTTTCGGGCTGGCAATGTGCTCCCCGCATCGTATACTCGATGATTAGGGGATGAGTCGAAAGTTGGAATAGGTTTCTTTTTGGGAAGTGTGAGATGTTGAGACAAAATTTGGTAGGATGGAGGGATTTTGAGGATGATGTTTGAATCCTTGCGTTGCAACGCCTCTCACGTGAGGAAGTGAGTGTTTGTTGTTGGCCACCTTTAGGGTTGAAACAGTATGTGGTTGATTTTTAACGTTATCAACAAATGGTAGAGCAATCTTCTACATTACCAGTCGTGCGTAAGGAGATTTCTACTTTAACTACAGCAGGTAACGATTGCGATCGATCAGTGCTACCAGCAGTAGATAATATAGAACATCAAAATATCCAGTATGGATAAGGTAGAAAATGATACTGAAATGGTACAACAGTTCTTTCCAAGTCTAGAAACCTTCCTCTCACAttatttctacaaaattaaacCATTTGTAAAACAGAAGGTAAATGCAGTATGATGAGTTATTGGAAGTTTAACTGGAATTTGACGATTGGAACAAACatcaattttagatttttcCAAACCTCTACCATTCTGAATCTTCTCGTACCTATCTGTAATCGCACACCTGTCCAGATATTTTATTCAATAACTCACTACGCTAACGGAAGACGTAGAGTCGTACATAAAATATCGACATCCTATAAGGAATCGTTCTACCACGGGACTACTATTGTCTAACGTCAGCGTAGAGTGATGTCTTCCGTTATTCAGCATGTTTGTACGCAAAATAAACGCGGTATTGACTCTCGATAAGCCAAGAGGACGCACCTTATGCTAATTCTTCGCGGATACGTCAAAAACCGTATACGTATCGACGTATACGGTAGAGACAGTTCGATCTTCTCTCGAGGCGTGGTCGATGTAGATCGTATCTTTGCAGTTTATACGATTTTACTGGCCGAAGAGAGATTCGGATCTAAGGGTCTCTCGACGTATATACACCACTGCTTGAAATACAACGAGTCCCACACTCGGTTAGGCATGAATCGTTTCGTAATCTGGAAGACTCGGGTAGCTGCAACTCTTGTTGCTCGCAGGTGTCTTTATCGATTCGCTAGAAATCCTTTCTATGCAATTAGAGCCAGGTTTGGAGCAAGTTTCATTGTGGTCGATAAAAGGAACATGTTAACGGACCTAAGaaacttatttatttaacacaatCTTGCCTTTCTAATTTCATTTTCGTAGCTTTTAAGGTTGGGGTTTAACATGTGCACGTGGGAACATATTGGCCACAAAATTATGGTGGACAATTAGATtcgaggatttagagatctggagatctacggttttggaaatctagaattc carries:
- the LOC100878035 gene encoding uncharacterized protein LOC100878035, producing the protein MTNVWNKNLYRQQQEAFVSGHGGTTSREVVYAIMPNICSILLTTTTLGLLRKFIHKDIRVVLEFVLIVVPSILCCTILSEYIATVCCAMMLISVINILLLGINSNTLSNYNAKLAYGKRPFITYFRALTNIITAICILAIDFQIFPRKFAKTEVFGYSLMDTGVGLFVLANALVAPEAKDFTPRPRIGFFHTISRNIKQSARSCIPLLILGFGRSVAIEVLGYQKHVTEYGIHWNFFITLAFVKLFTSSITSTINSRYSLLSGIWILGMHEYILSTKGLKQWVLSNRPRNDFVSANREGVVSVPGYVGLYLIGVAIGRLIHSTYQNTRTQNSVQYKHKTFHIKLFGYEFDASYNESMILCIKLSLICAQTCAATLLCDSFFRVSRRLANAGYCMWILTLGSMLLTLLLLVEIVTDILSHATDSECMEKKCRPQKANIKSKREHIPNEFEKNPIVSSIEILDAVNYNGLLFFLLSNLMTGGINMLIPTLYVNQLKAVQILIAYMAVNITSVLLLYRKQVQIKL
- the Eogt gene encoding EGF-domain O-GlcNAc transferase isoform X1 — translated: MIDYAFSLKYSVSMLLVTVIANCANYTDIDLPPDHVKYYLNAFPTVAEQCRNDTACPFKDSLDTKACWGYESNCKSENAFSVPQCPGDHRGWVTTKQAQLETFYAQGDFGYVRDQRKEMSIFCEPLFVDDSSLECSEHMRFCRARNIMINFTDLLRRNEPIRYKMDVLKEGQIGGYCTLNEKRLQENADHISPLQSWGPELRNFRKLSRPPIVNGDCDIVIEKPTFIMKIDAIVNMYHHFCDFFNLYASLHVNLSHPAAFSTDNHIMIWESYSYRSAFQDAFEAFTRNPLWDLKTFRGETVCFKNLVFPLLPRMIFGLYYNTPVIYGCEKSGLFKAFGDHVLHRLRIPLHERKNQRIRVTLLSRDTQYRRILNEDELVKALKENPEYKVRKVVYNKKVTFKKQLEITRNSDIFIGIHGAGLTHLMFLPDWAAVFEIYNCEDPGCYKDLARLRGVKYFTWENTSKLVQQDPGTHPDGGAHAKFTNYSFDVEEFLRIVSLATDYVKNHNAFKEFISRRAQRKRTEVKNQTRTEGNEIEDPKSKKTSELKPVIQSKDEL
- the Eogt gene encoding EGF-domain O-GlcNAc transferase isoform X2; amino-acid sequence: MIDYAFSLKYSVSMLLVTVIANCANYTDIDLPPDHVKYYLNAFPTVAEQCRNDTACPFKDSLDTKACWGYESNCKSENAFSVPQCPGDHRGWVTTKQAQLETFYAQGDFGYVRDQRKEMSIFCEPLFVDDSSLECSEHMRFCRARNIMINFTDLLRRNEPIRYKMDVLKEGQIGGYCTLNEKRLQENADHISPLQSWGPELRNFRKLSRPPIVNGDCDIVIEKPTFIMKIDAINMYHHFCDFFNLYASLHVNLSHPAAFSTDNHIMIWESYSYRSAFQDAFEAFTRNPLWDLKTFRGETVCFKNLVFPLLPRMIFGLYYNTPVIYGCEKSGLFKAFGDHVLHRLRIPLHERKNQRIRVTLLSRDTQYRRILNEDELVKALKENPEYKVRKVVYNKKVTFKKQLEITRNSDIFIGIHGAGLTHLMFLPDWAAVFEIYNCEDPGCYKDLARLRGVKYFTWENTSKLVQQDPGTHPDGGAHAKFTNYSFDVEEFLRIVSLATDYVKNHNAFKEFISRRAQRKRTEVKNQTRTEGNEIEDPKSKKTSELKPVIQSKDEL
- the LOC100884117 gene encoding ATPase WRNIP1, producing MLCPVCRKDYPIEEIGSHIDLCFSQLDETLLNTPQTPKRSYPSDENNETNLPKKLKENPVTNTLNMNPSNITSIQEHFPLSEKMRPKCLADYIGQQHVVGSDTVLQQLLTKGHISSMIFWGPPGCGKSTLANVISNLSKEIHGNKIQVVKLYATSSGVGSIRDIVNKAKNGTKLNHQTIIFMDEIHRFNKLQQDIFLPHVEAGTFTLIGTTTENPSYSLNSALLSRCRVFFLNKLTPDNIVEILCRAISSINGEVYDTQNKNLSHNSQDLTSTCKPYFSISKTIIDWLAEVCDGDARVALNGLELAIKTKVLDKPNPSNVSITLHDIKNSLKEAHMLSDRQTKNSHHLYSALHKSIKAGNANAALYWLARIMAVKEDPVDIARRLVRISSEDVGLADLNALGVAVHTMHGCQMIGMPESDVILAQCVVYLSRAPKSQTIYNALESAKNVIMNHKGPQPMVPLHIRCRLGQGKLKAALGHNEERLLRAEETVKTYLPLELQHVNFFQKNS